The genomic segment GCACAACTGTGCCCACCCCCACAGGACAGGCTGGCAGGGGTGCCTCTGGAGTCTCTCCTCTTGCATGGCACCCTTTAACCTCATGTTATAGTTCATTAGGCCAATTGTTTCCCACCTCTAGTaactcccttccccaccctcacCTCAGAGTCTGTGGAACACAGACTACGTTCCCTtggccccaccctccctccctttgcTCCACGAACTAAAGTTGTCCCAATTGGGAAATAGTTTCTCAACCAGCTTTTGCACTGAAAAAATCCCGCATTCCTGAAGGATCGCTCTAAAGCCAGACTCCTCACCCTATTACCTGGATAGCTTTGGGTAACTCCAAACTCTCAGCAAGGCCCTTGGCATCCTCCAGACTCTGACCAGCCTCACTGGGCTCAGCCTCCATGACAGGTTGGTTCTCAATGGGAGATGCACCTCCTCCATCTGCCAGGGATTCCAAAGATTCATGTTCAGGTCTCTCCTCCTGAccaccttcttcttcttctttcctttccaaacCCCGGAACCTTTTGGGGGCTCTTTCCCTCTCAGGACTGATAGGCTCTTCCTCGGGCTCCTTTCTGCGTTTTCCAGGCCACTGGGAGTCCTTgtgctcctcctcctcttcctcttccgaGTCTGGAGCTTGAGGCAATGTCGACCTCCTGCCCCCTTGGCCCAGCCGCCTACACAAGCCTTGCAGCTGTCTCTGGCACCTTTTAGACAGTGGGGATGCTCCCTCAGTGGAGACCCCAATGCCCATATCCCTTCGCAGCAATTCCCCAAGGGCCCGGAGCCAGACATCAGGGTCAGGGCTTAGGTCCTGCTGTGCAACCTGCagcacagggaggagcctgcTTTCAGGCAGCGATGGCCAAACAGCCATCAGCAGAGACATCAGGTTCCTCTGGCATAACTGGGGCAGTCGCAGCAGCAGCGGTTTCCTaggtagcagagagaagacaaggagttaagagtgtcttgctgaacttgctgcactgatggacagtgactgcattggggtatgggtggggacttgataatatgggtaaatgtagtaaccacattgttttttcatgtgaaaccttcataagagtgtatatcaatcataccttaataaaaaattaaataaaaaaaaagtgtcttgCTGAAAGGAGCATAGGACAGACAGGATAAATCTAGAAGCTAGATGGCAATGGACAGATAGGGTGGGTTGTTGGGGGGGCAGAATCATAAGCCAGTGTGGAAGGAGAAGGGACAGCATGAGAGTCATTCAACAAGCGTTCACTGAGTATTCTTTGGGGGGGCCCTGCACTTCAACATCTACTTCAGCTCAGAAGTTCATACTGAAATGGTATCAGATCCATGCTTgtttcacataaaaaagaaaaaagtcctcTCCCAAACTTTGTGTAAAAATAATACTCCAAGATGCTGTGTAATGCCTTGTCTGCTTCTCTTGGCAGTGCCCTGGAACTCACAGGGTTACATCTGTCTAGCTCTGATGTTCCTTTCACCAAACTGAGTCCCTGAGAGAAGGCAGCGTCGCTTTCCTGTGTCCCAGTCCACAGAAGGCACCTGAGTGAATTAACTCTCTGAGAATAAGCCGTCTGTAAAGGCACAGATCCAGAGGTTGGGTGCCCTGAGGCCTGCTGGCATGGCAAGTCACCGGTGCACCAAGCCTGTCACCCACCCTGCCTCCGCTCCTCTCTACACATGACTGCAGGACTGTTTGTTACCACGCACAGAAGCACTAGGGGtgtttgtgagaaaataaaaccaacttttatgtttttgtggggaaaaaaaccaaGTGAGAGAAAACTAGAGTAAAAGGTACAAAGATGGTTAGTTTGTGGTGGAGAATATTTGGAGTACATAGGTGGGGAGGACCCTACTCCACAGGCTTTGCGCTGTTTTTGTATGCCCATGGACCCCCTTATCAGAATAAGAGtgttaaatgcataaaatacataGGATTTCAAAAGAAACCTTGAGTTATACTTGAGTACAGTTCTATCCAAAAAACACTGGGCTAAGTCCCCCTCCCCTTACTCTGTCcagaaaaagccagacagctggACAAACATTCCTAAAATCTCCAATTTGGAAATTCAGGAAGTTTTCCTGATCCATTTCTTTCCAGAGAAAGAAATTCTAAGTGGAGTATGGTTAGAAAATATCATAACTCCTATTTCTacttatataaaacataaatcaagtattaaatatttaatgtgtaaTCAAACATTTATTGGTCCTCCACACTCCAGTCTCCAGCCTAACTGGGAGGGAGGAGTCCAAGAGTGGAGGCCCGCTCTCCAGCCCCCTACAGGCTGAAGGTGGCACCTCACTCACTTGCTTTACTTTCTGTGTATTTAAATATTAAGTGCATTTATGGATACTGTATTATCTTTTTTAACAAAAGGAACTCTCACAAAAATGGACACGTGTATTATAAGAATGCCTGAGAAGAAACTGAATACCAATAAAGGCAGCACAACCCAATAAGAAAATGGCAGAGCTGACACTGGTAGTAATTCCTTCAGTCACATAAAGAGGAAAAGTTCAGACTCCTAAGACAAGAATTTATCAACACCTTCCTTAAGGGAAGTGACCTTGCcctaaaatgtttattatgcTTGGAAAAATTGATAATATAAAGGCACCACGATCAGACGTTTATTGTCCTCACTTTTAAAATCTATGTTTACGTACGTATTTTAACGCGTGTACGCGTTATACATAAGTGTGCATAGCATACCCACATATATCTATACTAGAGGAGCTCGATTTTTTTAGATATGAAAGTATGCGATCAAGATCAATTTGGGTCCACTGCcttataattattcatttacaCTCAAACGGAGGCGTGTCTCACTCCTAGGTATGCGGCGCCGGCCTGCGCACAGCAGGTACCCAATCTCTTGGACTGCGCCTCCACACAGGGTGCGCGGCAGGGAACCCCCTCCGGGCCTCGGGCGCCTCATCTACGGGAGTCGGGTAGGGCCAGCCCCTGCCTCCACGGCTGTGGGGGAAGAAATGCGGAACGGGGGGCCTCGGGCGGCCGACTTACAACTCCAAGCGACAGTCCGGGCTCTCCACGACGGGCTCCTCCCGGCACAGCGCCTCGAGGACGCGGCCCCAGTCGAAGGGCTCCCCGCCGCGGCTGCCCAGGGCCCGCAGCACCCCCAGGCCGCGCCGCGCCCCGTCGGGGCCCCCCTGCAACGCCTGCAGGAGGAGGTGGGCGGGGGCCTCCAGCTGCGCCCAGGGCGCCCGCCCCGCGCCCTCAGCCTGAGGGGGCGTCGCCTTCGGGGTCGCCATGCCCGCGGCCCGGGTGCCGCGCGGTCCCCGCTCTGGTTTCGGGCCTCAGCTCGGAGGCCTGGGGTAAGGGAGGGAGACTCCAGCGCCGCACCCGACGCCGCGGAGGGTGCACTCCCACGCCAGCCACACACACCCCAGGCTCCGGGAAGCGCCCGCAGCCCCTGGGACCCGCGCAACTCGCGCACATAGGCCGAAAGGGAAGGGCGCGCGCGACGCGGCGCGGCGCGAGACCGGACGTGAGGCGGGGCCAGGAGTGGTTCCTGCCGCAGAGGAGGGGTACAGAGAAGGGGCGGGGCGAGGGCGGAGAGCGCGCTTTCCACGGGGCGAGCCCAGAAGGGGTCAGTTCATGGGCGGGGTCATATAAGGTGGGCTCTAAAACACAGGGGCGGATCACCTACAGCTGACCTTAACCTTCGTTCTCCCACCACAGCTCCCAGAAGTGGCGTGGAGGGCGCGGTGCAGAATGGATGCCAGGGATCCTATTGTACTTCAGGATCCAAGCATCATTTCATTTTAGTTGATGTGCATGTTGTTTGTAGATCACGACCTTTGCGATAGTATTTGATCACAATTCACCACCCCACCATAATATCACGTCTTCCACAGGACATCAGCTGCCAACATTCGGGTCCAGGCGTCTCCTGAAATATTTGGTGTACAGATATCCCTGAGAACGGGGTCGCAGTAAAACCTAATGCCATCTATATGGCCAAAGGCCTTGCTGTGAACTTCCTCCCAAACACCAAGCAGCTACCTTGCTTTGGTTGTTTGTAAGGGGCCCGGAGTAGCTCCACCCCTCAGAGTTGTGGTTTAAGGAAATCTGCTGGAGGAAGGTAGGCTTCCAGCGAAGGGAGGGATCGTTGCTGAGGATAGAAATACCGAGTGGGAGAAGAGCCTCACAGCACCCCATCAACCCTATTTTGGGTGCCAGCTTTTATATTactccccctacacacacacacacacacacacacgcacacccattcattcagtaaatctTTACTGAGCACATAGGGCTGGGGATAAAGGGAATAAGGTAAAATCCCTTGCCCTCATTGTTGCTGACACTCAAGTGAGGAAAGACAGACATCTAAATAACAATAGAATGTATGATTGTGGTAAGTGCTTTCAAGAATAATATGGCAGGTAAGGGAGACAGAGTGAGGCCATTTTAAATAGCTAGTCAGGCAAGATGAACCTGAAGCAGTTAAGGGGTCAAGCCAGGTGAGGGTCTGTGTGGAGACCATTtcagggggagaaaaaaagcaaatgcaaaggccctgggacaGAAGTGTGTCTGGAGCAAAGTGCAGTTCCTGGTAATAGGAGATGAGATCAAAGAGGTAACCAGGCCAGATCTTGTGAGGCCTTGAGGCCATTGAGAAGACTTCGGCTTTCACTCACTAGTATGAGAAGCCAGAGGAATATTTGGAGCCAAATTTTGGagcaaaaatttttatttttccaaaatgatttcaaAGGAGCTGTTGGAAAAGACTAAGGAGTATTTCTTAGATAGTGCCTGCTTTGCAAAGGCCAAAGTAGTAGAAAATAAGTTTCTTCCAGGCACCTCTATCTCAGGTTAGCAGCTCTAATTTCATAGATGTTTTTGTCTTAAGATGACCAGCTattgggagggaggcaggccctGACAAGTAGTGGACAGGCCCAAGAATGCCAAACAGCCTTCAATGCCCTGCCCATCCTCAACCAACTACTTTACTCTGTGGTGGCTCTGGCTCCTATCCACCAAGCTCTGCATTCTAGCCATTGGGAAGGAGAGCAGGGAGAAAAGTTCTAAATGTGGTTCAAGAAACCCGAGGGATCCTCAAGACCCTTTCATGAGATCTGTGATGACATCACTTTTTTCATAATACTAAGATGTTATTTGCCCTTTCCTCTCTCATTCTTGTATACATGTACAGTGAAGTTTTCAGACTGAATGCAGAAGCAATCCTTGGTTGGAGAGGGTACCGTGGGGTGTCTGGGCTATAAGCAGACACTCTTCAGACACCGAGGATGATAGCTTAGTTGCATTTTATTggtttttctttcagaattctaCAAAAGAGCAAAGTTAAAAACCAAGTCCCTGGCAAGAAGATGAGAACCTTCCTCTTTCCCAAGAGCCCTCCACTCCTCCCCATGTTCCCCAGCTGTGCCACTGCTGCAGTTCATGGAGGTGGAGGGCTTGCTACTTTCATCCCCACCAAGCCCCAGAAGGGAAGAGACCTACCACCAAGCAACCCCTACCCCTCAGCCCCTTCTACCCCTGCCCCACACTGTTGATGCTGATTACAGGAGGCTGTGGTAAGAACTGTTGGGATCCAGTAGGAGTTCTGAACCCAAGCAGGCCATGGCCAGGGCACAGTCCATGAAGAACACTTCATCCTCTGGCTCAGTGCCCCCTAGGAAGGTTGTCAAGCCCAGCACCTGGGAGTAGAGAAGGACATTAGTAAAAACCCATCATGTTCAACCTGAACTGCTCCAGGAACAGGGGAATCAAGGCTGACACACAAGGTTGGGCAGGATGTCACAATGGTACCACATCTAAGTGGGTACTGTTATTATCATGAACATGATATAtaggttttacatttattataaatcaTGACCAGCAGCCTCCCCTGCTCCATAATCTTGCTGTTACCACCTCACTGCCAGAGGCCAACTGCATACTCGCAGTCCGGGGAGGATCAGAAGTCAGAGCCTTATCCCGGAGCTGGTGTAGGTAAATACAGTCAGACTTGAAGGGGCAGTGGCCATGCCCGCGTGTGAAGTACCGGCATCGGATTCGGCTAGGAGAgggcagaagagaagaaaaggggaaagagCACTCAAGGCTGACACCTAATAGGTGTTGGATAGGTGTACACAACAGAAAGGCACCAACCACATCTATACAGGCACCACTAGCATCACAGTGTAGATTTTACATTTCTTGCAACTATTTTCCAGTAGAGGGCACTAAAGTGTCTTAAGGAGTACCTTCTTTAATTCCCCCAGATTCTCTTTGGGCCAGTATTGACCCTGGgaatctcctttccttctttcaacTAAATTTCAATAATACAACTaaaagggtggtggtggtggggaggcagCAGATAACCCTAAAATGTGTCTTTAAACAAGTTAGGATAATGTCCTGTTCTGAGGAACAGTCTTATGATTTGATCATAGCTAGTTAATGAAATTGATTAAGAAGTTTCCCACTTCTGAGATTTCAAATTTCACTCCGTGAAAGGTCAGGAAGGGTTTGTGGGCAACTTGGGATCCACTTTGGTAGGACCAGCTTTCTTCCTGCAGAGAAAGACGGACGAGAGCAGGGAAAAGGACAGAGCTCATGTTGGAGCATTTTCCTGCATTACCACCCTCTGCTTGATTCCAGCACAGCTGTCTTTCTCACTTCACACAGGTCTGTGTGAACGTAGGACCCCACTGATCACCCAAGTGAGAAGCCTGGGAAGCCCTCTATATGACTATCCCTTCTTCTTACTCCTACCATTTGACCAAACCTAGCATCAGGACCCCCTCCATCTATATACCCTACAAACCCCCACCCTCAACCTGTCCAAATGGCCCATCAGCACCCTCCCCCAGCTCTCACATGGCAGTAGCAATCCCGTGGCCACCAGTGCTGGAAACGTAAGTTACCTTAGATTTCCTTTCAATTTCATGGTCAGTTGGCCACCTGGTGGGGCTCTTCCTCTCCACCTCACCATCTAGTTAATATCCTCCCACCATTCCTTGTAGTATGTGCTCCGAGCCAGaatgtctgggttcaaatcccacttcCTCACTCAAGTCACACTGACCATGCCTCAATTTCTTCTGTAGCATGAGGACAGTAAGAGTCCCTATTCCATGGAGTTTATGATGTGCAAAGTCTTTCATACACAGTAATACCTCTCTGCTGTCTCCTATCATAGGCAGGCCTGGGTGCTCCCCTCTGGCctagataacttccaaggactccCAGCTGCCA from the Manis javanica isolate MJ-LG chromosome 16, MJ_LKY, whole genome shotgun sequence genome contains:
- the FANCE gene encoding Fanconi anemia group E protein isoform X5, with protein sequence MATPKATPPQAEGAGRAPWAQLEAPAHLLLQALQGGPDGARRGLGVLRALGSRGGEPFDWGRVLEALCREEPVVESPDCRLELKPLLLRLPQLCQRNLMSLLMAVWPSLPESRLLPVLQVAQQDLSPDPDVWLRALGELLRRDMGIGVSTEGASPLSKRCQRQLQGLCRRLGQGGRRSTLPQAPDSEEEEEEEHKDSQWPGKRRKEPEEEPISPERERAPKRFRGLERKEEEEGGQEERPEHESLESLADGGGASPIENQPVMEAEPSEAGQSLEDAKGLAESLELPKAIQDQVPRLQQLLKTLEEGLEGLDGALPVELQLLHDCSPSQMDLLCSRLQLSQLSDTALLCFCTWLLSLSPGLSLGNAAVLTRSLFLGRILSLTSSPSRLLTTALTSFCAKYTYPVCRALLGPVLQAPGTGETSPRPFSSALSSQHPSPQSGPSSPAQTELLCFLMKDKALEPDMQLLMLGSWSCPGRRRLSWCCSHSWSSRLLRPRGWAWLQP
- the FANCE gene encoding Fanconi anemia group E protein isoform X6, with the protein product MATPKATPPQAEGAGRAPWAQLEAPAHLLLQALQGGPDGARRGLGVLRALGSRGGEPFDWGRVLEALCREEPVVESPDCRLELKPLLLRLPQLCQRNLMSLLMAVWPSLPESRLLPVLQVAQQDLSPDPDVWLRALGELLRRDMGIGVSTEGASPLSKRCQRQLQGLCRRLGQGGRRSTLPQAPDSEEEEEEEHKDSQWPGKRRKEPEEEPISPERERAPKRFRGLERKEEEEGGQEERPEHESLESLADGGGASPIENQPVMEAEPSEAGQSLEDAKGLAESLELPKAIQDQVPRLQQLLKTLEEGLEGLDGALPVELQLLHDCSPSQMDLLCSRLQLSQLSDTALLCFCTWLLSLSPGLSLGNAAVLTRSLFLGRILSLTSSPSRLLTTALTSFCAKYTYPVCRALLGPVLQAPGTGPAQTELLCFLMKDKALEPDMQLLMLGQVLELPWKEETFLVLQSLLEQQITETQRLGLAAALELNTTFLRKSLQATLRRLAA
- the FANCE gene encoding Fanconi anemia group E protein isoform X8, producing MATPKATPPQAEGAGRAPWAQLEAPAHLLLQALQGGPDGARRGLGVLRALGSRGGEPFDWGRVLEALCREEPVVESPDCRLELKPLLLRLPQLCQRNLMSLLMAVWPSLPESRLLPVLQVAQQDLSPDPDVWLRALGELLRRDMGIGVSTEGASPLSKRCQRQLQGLCRRLGQGGRRSTLPQAPDSEEEEEEEHKDSQWPGKRRKEPEEEPISPERERAPKRFRGLERKEEEEGGQEERPEHESLESLADGGGASPIENQPVMEAEPSEAGQSLEDAKGLAESLELPKAIQDQVPRLQQLLKTLEEGLEGLDGALPVELQLLHDCSPSQMDLLCSRLQLSQLSDTALLCFCTWLLSLSPGLSLGNAAVLTRSLFLGRILSLTSSPSRLLTTALTSFCAKYTYPVCRALLGPVLQAPGTGPAQTELLCFLMKDKALEPDMQLLMLGSWSCPGRRRLSWCCSHSWSSRLLRPRGWAWLQP
- the FANCE gene encoding Fanconi anemia group E protein isoform X1 yields the protein MATPKATPPQAEGAGRAPWAQLEAPAHLLLQALQGGPDGARRGLGVLRALGSRGGEPFDWGRVLEALCREEPVVESPDCRLELKPLLLRLPQLCQRNLMSLLMAVWPSLPESRLLPVLQVAQQDLSPDPDVWLRALGELLRRDMGIGVSTEGASPLSKRCQRQLQGLCRRLGQGGRRSTLPQAPDSEEEEEEEHKDSQWPGKRRKEPEEEPISPERERAPKRFRGLERKEEEEGGQEERPEHESLESLADGGGASPIENQPVMEAEPSEAGQSLEDAKGLAESLELPKAIQDQVPRLQQLLKTLEEGLEGLDGALPVELQLLHDCSPSQMDLLCSRLQLSQLSDTALLCFCTWLLSLSPGLSLGNAAVLTRSLFLGRILSLTSSPSRLLTTALTSFCAKYTYPVCRALLGPVLQAPGTGETSPRPFSSALSSQHPSPQSGPSSPAQTELLCFLMKDKALEPDMQLLMLGQVLELPWKEETFLVLQSLLEQQVEVTTEKFNVLMEKLCKEGQMATTSTAYAKLVLTVMTKYQASITETQRLGLAAALELNTTFLRKSLQATLRRLAA
- the FANCE gene encoding Fanconi anemia group E protein isoform X2 is translated as MATPKATPPQAEGAGRAPWAQLEAPAHLLLQALQGGPDGARRGLGVLRALGSRGGEPFDWGRVLEALCREEPVVESPDCRLELKPLLLRLPQLCQRNLMSLLMAVWPSLPESRLLPVLQVAQQDLSPDPDVWLRALGELLRRDMGIGVSTEGASPLSKRCQRQLQGLCRRLGQGGRRSTLPQAPDSEEEEEEEHKDSQWPGKRRKEPEEEPISPERERAPKRFRGLERKEEEEGGQEERPEHESLESLADGGGASPIENQPVMEAEPSEAGQSLEDAKGLAESLELPKAIQDQVPRLQQLLKTLEEGLEGLDGALPVELQLLHDCSPSQMDLLCSRLQLSQLSDTALLCFCTWLLSLSPGLSLGNAAVLTRSLFLGRILSLTSSPSRLLTTALTSFCAKYTYPVCRALLGPVLQAPGTGPAQTELLCFLMKDKALEPDMQLLMLGQVLELPWKEETFLVLQSLLEQQVEVTTEKFNVLMEKLCKEGQMATTSTAYAKLVLTVMTKYQASITETQRLGLAAALELNTTFLRKSLQATLRRLAA
- the FANCE gene encoding Fanconi anemia group E protein isoform X7, which produces MATPKATPPQAEGAGRAPWAQLEAPAHLLLQALQGGPDGARRGLGVLRALGSRGGEPFDWGRVLEALCREEPVVESPDCRLELKPLLLRLPQLCQRNLMSLLMAVWPSLPESRLLPVLQVAQQDLSPDPDVWLRALGELLRRDMGIGVSTEGASPLSKRCQRQLQGLCRRLGQGGRRSTLPQAPDSEEEEEEEHKDSQWPGKRRKEPEEEPISPERERAPKRFRGLERKEEEEGGQEERPEHESLESLADGGGASPIENQPVMEAEPSEAGQSLEDAKGLAESLELPKAIQDQVPRLQQLLKTLEEGLEGLDGALPVELQLLHDCSPSQILSLTSSPSRLLTTALTSFCAKYTYPVCRALLGPVLQAPGTGPAQTELLCFLMKDKALEPDMQLLMLGQVLELPWKEETFLVLQSLLEQQVEVTTEKFNVLMEKLCKEGQMATTSTAYAKLVLTVMTKYQASITETQRLGLAAALELNTTFLRKSLQATLRRLAA
- the FANCE gene encoding Fanconi anemia group E protein isoform X4; protein product: MATPKATPPQAEGAGRAPWAQLEAPAHLLLQALQGGPDGARRGLGVLRALGSRGGEPFDWGRVLEALCREEPVVESPDCRLELKPLLLRLPQLCQRNLMSLLMAVWPSLPESRLLPVLQVAQQDLSPDPDVWLRALGELLRRDMGIGVSTEGASPLSKRCQRQLQGLCRRLGQGGRRSTLPQAPDSEEEEEEEHKDSQWPGKRRKEPEEEPISPERERAPKRFRGLERKEEEEGGQEERPEHESLESLADGGGASPIENQPVMEAEPSEAGQSLEDAKGLAESLELPKAIQDQVPRLQQLLKTLEEGLEGLDGALPVELQLLHDCSPSQILSLTSSPSRLLTTALTSFCAKYTYPVCRALLGPVLQAPGTGETSPRPFSSALSSQHPSPQSGPSSPAQTELLCFLMKDKALEPDMQLLMLGQVLELPWKEETFLVLQSLLEQQVEVTTEKFNVLMEKLCKEGQMATTSTAYAKLVLTVMTKYQASITETQRLGLAAALELNTTFLRKSLQATLRRLAA
- the FANCE gene encoding Fanconi anemia group E protein isoform X3, with translation MATPKATPPQAEGAGRAPWAQLEAPAHLLLQALQGGPDGARRGLGVLRALGSRGGEPFDWGRVLEALCREEPVVESPDCRLELKPLLLRLPQLCQRNLMSLLMAVWPSLPESRLLPVLQVAQQDLSPDPDVWLRALGELLRRDMGIGVSTEGASPLSKRCQRQLQGLCRRLGQGGRRSTLPQAPDSEEEEEEEHKDSQWPGKRRKEPEEEPISPERERAPKRFRGLERKEEEEGGQEERPEHESLESLADGGGASPIENQPVMEAEPSEAGQSLEDAKGLAESLELPKAIQDQVPRLQQLLKTLEEGLEGLDGALPVELQLLHDCSPSQMDLLCSRLQLSQLSDTALLCFCTWLLSLSPGLSLGNAAVLTRSLFLGRILSLTSSPSRLLTTALTSFCAKYTYPVCRALLGPVLQAPGTGETSPRPFSSALSSQHPSPQSGPSSPAQTELLCFLMKDKALEPDMQLLMLGQVLELPWKEETFLVLQSLLEQQITETQRLGLAAALELNTTFLRKSLQATLRRLAA